From Moraxella sp. K1664, one genomic window encodes:
- a CDS encoding porin — MKTAQSFKLTKIALMTGVMLMATSTQAVYNLYKKDGLSLDIGGQIDMQATKQDKQFVLQSPMSDAYFDKTNNWLWSDITPKGTKLSVTDKKPRLGQNHGVSYVDFRGSQELPNDWRVTGNVGFGYSNGRDFYLSNSSLSFDKRHLGAISLGRQYLHTNYVNRTGTDTPLDIFSSSAVRLDYYGVKGLQTSAYYSFAGYHDVTKENNTEVDLGYGVSASYRLPIAHSQSLRVAAGYTHSAYNPVSNIVLEERIANKNTLNRYPQKVDGVAASLEYQAGKFLVAADIGRKKEDMSDSRNTPLDERNTDYLGAKIAYDINPVLQVSAGYGTKKAKTNLKKGALALTNDADALREIYQGGNPNDLAKYSYVGAGERYLYDKADTKEAYVQMDYRIRPNVRVYGRYDSEETIYKVDGKDAGKLTDDNVRVGMVFTF, encoded by the coding sequence ATGAAAACAGCTCAATCTTTTAAATTAACCAAAATCGCCCTAATGACAGGCGTCATGCTAATGGCAACCAGCACTCAGGCAGTTTATAATCTTTATAAAAAAGACGGTCTGTCTTTGGACATCGGTGGGCAGATTGACATGCAAGCGACCAAGCAGGATAAACAATTTGTGCTACAAAGTCCGATGTCAGATGCTTATTTTGATAAGACAAATAATTGGCTTTGGTCTGATATCACACCAAAAGGCACAAAGCTTTCTGTTACGGATAAAAAACCACGCCTAGGACAAAACCACGGCGTATCCTATGTGGATTTTCGTGGTTCACAAGAGTTGCCAAATGACTGGCGAGTGACGGGCAATGTTGGCTTTGGGTATAGTAATGGGCGTGATTTTTATCTGTCTAATTCTAGCCTGTCTTTTGACAAACGTCATCTGGGGGCGATTAGCTTAGGTCGCCAATATCTGCACACCAACTACGTCAATCGCACTGGCACAGACACGCCATTGGATATTTTTAGCAGTAGTGCGGTGCGTTTGGACTATTATGGTGTTAAAGGCTTGCAAACCAGTGCTTATTATAGTTTTGCAGGTTATCACGATGTAACCAAAGAAAATAACACCGAAGTGGATTTAGGTTATGGTGTGTCAGCAAGTTATCGCTTGCCCATCGCCCACAGTCAAAGCCTAAGAGTGGCGGCAGGTTATACACACAGTGCTTATAATCCTGTAAGTAATATTGTTCTAGAAGAGCGAATTGCCAACAAAAACACCCTAAACCGCTATCCACAAAAGGTTGATGGTGTGGCGGCATCACTAGAATATCAAGCAGGTAAATTCTTGGTAGCGGCGGATATTGGTCGCAAAAAAGAGGACATGTCAGACAGTCGTAACACACCTTTGGATGAACGCAACACCGATTATTTGGGAGCTAAGATTGCCTATGATATTAACCCTGTTTTGCAGGTGAGTGCAGGTTATGGCACTAAAAAAGCTAAGACGAATTTGAAAAAGGGTGCATTAGCACTCACCAATGATGCAGACGCTTTACGTGAAATCTATCAAGGCGGTAACCCAAACGATTTGGCAAAGTATTCTTATGTAGGGGCAGGCGAGCGATATCTGTATGATAAAGCCGACACCAAAGAAGCGTATGTGCAGATGGACTATCGCATCCGTCCTAATGTCCGTGTTTATGGTCGTTATGACAGCGAAGAGACAATTTATAAAGTTGATGGTAAGGATGCTGGCAAATTGACCGATGATAATGTGCGTGTGGGCATGGTATTTACGTTCTGA
- a CDS encoding ABC-three component system protein, producing MIHLLLSISIFKKNGKLSQLIEKFERSKQDNPDFEKLSQELTHYLQRKIEKNNPKLARGLKQKLIDGNRKHLVEIAIESKSKIHRKIAKYGLFKTANEVFLFLLSNTLSIFQYQIKGKILSKEFSNQKIDDFIADRIINPLWEDCQMSSLFDSIDEMYGLLFLLTGNCHIDWDNEYDLSP from the coding sequence ATAATTCACCTATTACTTTCAATCAGCATATTCAAAAAAAACGGAAAACTAAGCCAATTAATTGAGAAATTTGAGAGAAGTAAGCAAGACAATCCAGATTTTGAAAAACTAAGCCAAGAGCTTACACATTATTTACAAAGAAAAATTGAAAAGAATAACCCCAAATTAGCAAGAGGCTTAAAACAAAAATTGATTGATGGTAATAGAAAGCACCTTGTTGAAATAGCCATTGAAAGCAAAAGTAAAATCCACAGAAAAATTGCAAAATATGGCTTATTCAAAACAGCAAATGAAGTTTTTTTATTCCTATTAAGTAATACATTATCCATATTTCAATATCAAATTAAAGGAAAAATTTTATCCAAAGAATTTTCCAATCAAAAAATTGATGATTTCATTGCAGATAGAATCATTAATCCTTTATGGGAGGATTGTCAAATGTCCTCATTATTCGATAGTATAGATGAAATGTATGGTTTATTATTTCTTTTAACTGGTAATTGCCACATTGATTGGGATAACGAATATGATTTATCACCCTAG
- a CDS encoding iron chelate uptake ABC transporter family permease subunit: MNFIKKLLGNPILLAFIVLVIGCGLYLTLNVMSWDFALPLRTRKLIAFLVVGYAVGVSTLLFQTLTHNPILTPSLLGFDALYVLIQSLMLFFLGMLSYVTLPTVGKFAFEVAVMMMMSVILFRFLFTKHNQDLTRLILVGVIFGTLFRSLSYMVARMINPDEFVTVQANSYASFTAINVNLLITSVVLSVATFIYVWRQRFALDVLLLGRNCAISLGVPYHKLSLGILMTISLLVSMATALVGPITFFGLLVCALTNRFCTKMAHGERLILVTLIASSTLIVGQAVFEHIFKMAGVLEVVIELFGGVAFLLLIFTQYNKGKRA, encoded by the coding sequence ATGAATTTTATAAAAAAGTTATTGGGCAATCCTATTTTATTGGCGTTTATCGTGCTTGTGATTGGCTGTGGGCTGTATTTGACCTTAAATGTGATGAGTTGGGATTTTGCCTTGCCCCTGCGTACTCGCAAACTCATCGCTTTTTTGGTGGTGGGCTATGCGGTGGGGGTGTCCACGCTACTGTTTCAGACGCTTACGCATAACCCCATTTTAACGCCAAGTCTCTTGGGCTTTGATGCCTTATATGTCTTGATACAGAGCCTTATGCTGTTCTTTTTGGGTATGCTAAGTTATGTAACCTTGCCAACGGTGGGCAAATTTGCCTTTGAAGTGGCGGTCATGATGATGATGTCGGTGATTTTGTTTCGTTTTTTGTTTACCAAACACAATCAAGACTTAACACGGCTTATCTTGGTGGGCGTGATTTTTGGGACGTTGTTTCGTAGCTTATCCTACATGGTTGCTCGCATGATAAATCCTGATGAATTTGTAACCGTGCAAGCCAATAGTTACGCCAGTTTTACCGCTATTAATGTCAATTTGCTTATCACCAGCGTGGTGCTGTCGGTGGCGACTTTTATTTATGTATGGCGACAACGGTTTGCATTGGACGTGCTACTGCTTGGCAGAAATTGTGCCATTTCGCTTGGCGTGCCGTATCATAAGCTCTCACTCGGCATTTTGATGACAATCTCGCTACTGGTATCCATGGCAACCGCTCTTGTGGGCCCGATTACGTTTTTTGGGCTTTTGGTGTGTGCTTTGACCAATCGTTTTTGCACCAAAATGGCTCATGGCGAACGGCTCATCTTGGTAACACTCATCGCCAGTAGCACGCTCATCGTGGGGCAGGCGGTGTTTGAGCATATTTTTAAAATGGCAGGCGTGCTTGAAGTGGTGATTGAGCTGTTTGGTGGGGTGGCGTTTTTGCTACTGATTTTTACGCAATACAATAAAGGAAAAAGAGCATGA
- a CDS encoding ABC transporter substrate-binding protein produces MFTKKLLALAVVGVFGLTACNQDKPAEKSADTQTASTEQKADTATGDITIKTATGEQTIPANPNPIAVYDMTALQNLTALGVAVQGFPDIADDRALALNLKAQDAPATTQIGTLFEPNLEVLHGLKPQAVFVGSRMAKHAEELGKIAPTYNLTMDTNNVYESSKQQITDFGKVFGKTAEADKLIADIDNAIAETKKAVEGKGNGLAILINGNKMSAYGKNSRYGYLHTTFGIPMADADVNKNEERHGQPISFEYIQKVDPDWLFVLDRGSAIGEEGVSAKEVLNNPLMHNTKAYKNNQIVYVSADSYLAFGGYYQWLKDTKIVTDAFNAKTAQ; encoded by the coding sequence ATGTTTACCAAAAAACTTTTAGCCCTTGCCGTTGTTGGTGTGTTCGGTCTGACCGCTTGTAACCAAGACAAACCTGCTGAAAAATCAGCCGACACCCAAACTGCCTCCACCGAACAAAAAGCCGACACCGCCACAGGCGATATTACCATCAAGACCGCCACAGGCGAGCAGACTATCCCTGCCAATCCAAACCCCATTGCTGTCTATGACATGACCGCCCTACAAAACTTGACCGCACTGGGCGTGGCGGTTCAGGGTTTCCCTGATATTGCCGATGACCGTGCTTTGGCATTGAACCTAAAAGCACAAGACGCTCCTGCCACCACTCAAATCGGCACATTGTTTGAACCAAATCTAGAAGTGTTGCACGGTCTAAAACCGCAAGCGGTCTTTGTCGGCTCTCGTATGGCAAAACACGCCGAAGAGCTTGGCAAAATCGCCCCAACGTATAATTTGACCATGGACACCAACAACGTCTATGAGTCAAGTAAACAACAGATTACTGATTTTGGTAAGGTGTTTGGTAAAACTGCTGAAGCCGACAAACTCATCGCTGACATTGATAACGCCATTGCCGAGACCAAAAAAGCGGTAGAAGGCAAGGGCAACGGGCTTGCCATTCTTATCAATGGCAACAAAATGAGTGCCTATGGCAAAAACTCACGCTATGGCTATCTACACACCACATTTGGCATTCCTATGGCGGACGCTGACGTGAACAAAAACGAAGAGCGTCATGGTCAGCCCATTAGCTTTGAATATATCCAAAAAGTTGACCCTGATTGGCTATTTGTCCTAGACCGTGGTTCGGCGATTGGCGAAGAAGGCGTATCGGCTAAGGAAGTGCTAAACAACCCACTCATGCACAACACCAAAGCCTATAAAAACAACCAAATCGTCTATGTTAGTGCAGATTCTTATCTTGCTTTTGGTGGCTATTATCAATGGCTAAAAGACACCAAGATTGTTACCGATGCGTTTAATGCAAAAACAGCTCAGTAA
- a CDS encoding ATP-binding cassette domain-containing protein — protein sequence MIKVKNVSHNIGDLPILKNVNFELPTGQIIALIGANGAGKSTLFSLMARMNPLQDKSACISFDGHDISTATDSDMAKVVAMLAQENHIQGRLRVRELLMFGRYPYHQGRPTQADKDKVEEMITTFELEPLAERFLSDLSGGQRQRVLIAMVVCQDTPYILLDEPLNNLDMYHAGRLMRQMKVLASRGKTVVIVLHDINQASQFADTVVMMKGGEVVSVGTPKDVLTAENMKVLYNVDVTVLMHNGKPTVVDVV from the coding sequence ATGATAAAAGTAAAAAACGTAAGCCACAACATCGGCGATTTACCCATTTTAAAAAACGTAAACTTTGAGCTACCCACAGGGCAAATCATCGCACTCATCGGGGCGAACGGGGCGGGCAAAAGTACGCTGTTTAGCCTGATGGCTCGTATGAATCCGTTGCAGGACAAATCCGCCTGTATTAGCTTTGACGGACACGACATCAGCACCGCCACAGATAGCGACATGGCAAAAGTGGTCGCCATGCTCGCCCAAGAAAACCACATTCAGGGGCGACTGCGTGTGCGTGAGCTACTCATGTTTGGGCGTTATCCTTATCATCAGGGCAGACCCACACAGGCGGATAAGGATAAGGTGGAAGAGATGATTACAACCTTTGAATTGGAGCCACTTGCCGAGCGGTTTTTGTCCGACTTGTCGGGCGGTCAGCGTCAGCGTGTGCTGATTGCCATGGTGGTGTGCCAAGATACGCCATATATCCTGCTTGATGAACCGCTCAACAACCTAGACATGTACCACGCAGGGCGACTCATGCGACAGATGAAAGTGCTGGCAAGTCGTGGCAAAACGGTGGTCATCGTGCTACACGACATCAACCAAGCGTCCCAATTTGCCGATACGGTCGTGATGATGAAAGGGGGCGAAGTGGTGTCGGTGGGTACGCCAAAAGACGTGCTAACCGCTGAAAATATGAAAGTACTGTATAACGTGGACGTAACGGTGCTAATGCACAATGGTAAGCCGACTGTGGTGGATGTGGTGTGA
- a CDS encoding iron chelate uptake ABC transporter family permease subunit: protein MTTATLSTPKSAPKSRWSPAFVNVGAFLLLFVLIVISISVGVADFSWAKLFDDTDNSSQLFLVSRLPRTLALILTGASMAIAGMMMQVVLKNRFVEPSMVGATQSAVLGVLLTSLYMPTLPLLGKMSVATVMAFGGMMIFMQIIKRLPPTDFLIIPLVGIVFGGIIDSFTLFLAYQTETVQMLSVWRFGDFSSVLAGRYETLWLVGILSAIAYIMADRLTIIGLGDGIAKNLGVNKDAVMWLAIGMVAMISAVVVVTVGAISFVGLVVPNIISRLVGDRLRVSLPAVALLGASCVLLCDIIGRVIRYPFEIPVYVVFGVLGSALFLWLLSKSK, encoded by the coding sequence ATGACCACAGCGACACTCTCTACCCCGAAGTCCGCCCCAAAATCTCGGTGGTCGCCAGCATTTGTCAATGTTGGTGCATTTTTGCTTTTGTTTGTTTTGATTGTCATCAGCATTTCGGTGGGGGTGGCGGATTTTTCATGGGCAAAGCTCTTTGACGACACCGACAACAGCTCACAGTTATTTTTGGTGAGCCGTCTGCCCCGTACGCTCGCCTTGATTTTGACGGGGGCGAGCATGGCGATAGCGGGCATGATGATGCAGGTCGTGCTAAAAAACCGCTTTGTTGAGCCGTCCATGGTGGGGGCGACACAGTCGGCGGTGCTTGGGGTTTTGCTGACAAGCCTATATATGCCAACCTTGCCCCTTTTGGGTAAGATGAGCGTGGCAACCGTCATGGCGTTTGGTGGTATGATGATTTTTATGCAGATTATCAAACGCTTACCGCCCACGGACTTTCTCATCATTCCGCTTGTGGGGATTGTGTTTGGGGGGATTATTGATTCGTTTACGCTGTTTTTGGCGTATCAGACCGAGACGGTGCAAATGCTGTCGGTGTGGCGGTTTGGTGATTTTTCTAGCGTGCTGGCAGGGCGGTATGAGACCTTGTGGCTGGTGGGGATTTTGTCCGCCATTGCCTATATCATGGCAGACCGCTTGACCATTATTGGGCTTGGGGACGGTATCGCCAAAAACTTAGGCGTTAATAAAGATGCTGTCATGTGGCTAGCGATAGGCATGGTGGCGATGATAAGTGCGGTGGTGGTGGTTACGGTGGGAGCGATTAGTTTTGTGGGGCTTGTCGTGCCAAATATCATCAGCCGTCTGGTCGGAGACCGCCTGCGAGTGTCGCTTCCTGCGGTGGCGTTGCTTGGTGCGTCTTGTGTCCTTTTGTGCGACATTATCGGTCGTGTGATACGCTATCCCTTTGAAATCCCTGTCTATGTCGTCTTTGGCGTGCTGGGGTCGGCACTGTTTTTGTGGCTTTTGTCAAAATCAAAATAG
- a CDS encoding ABC-three component system middle component 5, whose protein sequence is MIYHPRNDIYHCCFRMIHILSSNNLSSIELDKLKIIDFYLVFPIFLTNNTYFTFPKGNKIQKNIANQIEQPYEELPNRKILFSELNDFQSYALQVLKSKLIIDIDEENMVMRKGKYFEVAYEQLAKNPYFTSEIHKEIIRVLIAIDLLGEKGLKSRSGLMEFRYDTV, encoded by the coding sequence ATGATTTATCACCCTAGAAATGATATTTACCATTGTTGTTTTAGAATGATACATATTTTATCATCAAACAACTTATCAAGTATTGAATTGGATAAGTTAAAAATCATTGATTTTTATTTAGTTTTTCCAATATTTTTAACTAATAATACATATTTTACATTTCCAAAAGGAAATAAAATACAAAAAAATATAGCAAATCAAATTGAGCAACCTTATGAAGAATTACCAAACAGAAAAATTTTATTTTCTGAACTGAATGATTTTCAAAGCTATGCTCTACAAGTTTTAAAATCCAAACTAATTATTGATATTGATGAAGAAAATATGGTAATGCGAAAAGGGAAATATTTTGAAGTAGCCTATGAACAGTTGGCAAAAAATCCTTACTTTACTAGTGAAATACATAAAGAAATTATCAGAGTTTTAATAGCTATTGATCTTTTGGGTGAAAAAGGCTTAAAATCTAGATCTGGCTTAATGGAGTTCCGCTATGATACAGTTTGA
- a CDS encoding prolyl oligopeptidase family serine peptidase produces MIKLKLTTLSLAVLSCVCMTQTHANNDTNSNKPNYPKTRVHQDSYDPFLYGEFGISANSAGIKNAQYTNNQHAPDDGIDHYPTATYVDEYRWLEEYDNIDAYVAKETDTDRERNFIGTRFEDDRPSVARTTKYLQTVQPKASSEVNDWVDEQNELTEAYIQNSAIYEQLKINHDALKDVEHTMSRFYRDKVGEIRHYRHVDGFSRIERIDPDGTRTELVNQANISPDGSAAIRSVKVSKDGSYVSFFVRQGSADIDPTFLHVVDTHTGKLATPIIKGIRRDALASTWLDDDTLFYVGSVPQLAVYRRDIGKERFHDPIETNSNQVGGGAITSIYFDGDDDRYLVMDGMYWGATMAYIKDRKTGDVYRLHDNKFFDKAVRYNPAFNNNILAQLIHFDPETRDVWFISGENDRRGELIKSNLDNLKKREVVVSIPQDLDLMRDAYYHEEGSGYFLVTYLKDGVSRLKLVDATTGVFLKDLTPPQGAGFISELTGNLVNKEQTDSNHEVDENDAESNENYVQFRFENPTFPPTDYKYSIAKDEFLDIRRFDLAPFDETQYESKVVFYTSYDGTQVPMNISYKKGITLDGKNPTLLYGYGGYGVIYDQTFGFPANTAWLENGGVWAHAFIRGGGEYGQEWQDAAKHTKRLTGYDDFAAAADYLNQAGYANPDHLGIIGGSNGGLLVGAAMVRHPEKYRVAFPQVAVLDQLRQADMGITQYWMEEYGVPSEGRRVYDVLMSYSPYHNLNAGTCYPSTLVQTSKRDDRVVPSHSYKFVARFQEIESCGRPALLHAAENQGHSPNTYNERKEDELMTIAFAFQEMGVTDIPNLEVRPTTDEMKTDKWRAEDEAKRQKRLKERSVQ; encoded by the coding sequence ATGATAAAATTAAAACTCACCACGCTGTCATTGGCGGTGCTGTCATGTGTGTGTATGACACAGACACATGCCAATAACGATACTAACAGCAATAAACCAAACTACCCAAAAACTCGGGTGCATCAAGACAGTTATGACCCCTTTTTGTATGGTGAATTTGGCATCTCTGCCAATAGTGCAGGCATAAAAAATGCCCAATACACAAATAATCAGCACGCCCCAGATGATGGCATTGACCATTATCCTACCGCCACTTATGTGGATGAATACCGCTGGTTAGAAGAGTATGATAATATTGATGCGTATGTTGCCAAAGAGACAGATACTGACCGTGAACGCAACTTCATTGGTACTCGTTTTGAGGATGACAGACCATCGGTAGCCAGAACCACCAAATATCTACAAACCGTGCAACCTAAGGCATCCAGTGAGGTAAATGATTGGGTTGATGAGCAAAATGAGTTAACCGAAGCATACATTCAAAACTCTGCCATCTATGAGCAACTAAAAATAAACCACGATGCTCTAAAAGATGTTGAGCATACCATGAGTCGTTTTTATCGGGATAAGGTTGGTGAGATTCGCCATTATCGCCATGTTGATGGTTTTAGTCGCATTGAGCGTATTGACCCAGATGGCACCCGTACCGAGCTGGTTAATCAGGCAAACATCTCCCCAGATGGCAGTGCTGCCATTCGTAGTGTCAAGGTCAGTAAAGACGGCTCTTATGTGTCATTTTTTGTGCGTCAAGGTTCCGCTGATATTGATCCCACCTTTTTGCATGTGGTAGACACTCACACAGGCAAACTTGCCACACCCATCATCAAAGGTATTAGGCGAGATGCCTTGGCATCTACATGGCTAGATGATGATACGTTATTTTATGTGGGCAGTGTGCCACAGCTTGCGGTCTATCGTCGTGATATTGGTAAAGAGCGTTTTCATGACCCCATCGAAACCAACTCAAACCAAGTGGGCGGTGGTGCGATTACCAGTATCTATTTTGATGGCGATGATGACCGTTATTTGGTTATGGATGGCATGTACTGGGGAGCAACAATGGCTTACATCAAAGACCGCAAGACGGGCGATGTGTATCGTCTGCATGACAATAAATTCTTTGATAAAGCCGTTAGGTACAATCCAGCTTTTAATAATAACATCTTGGCACAGCTGATACATTTTGACCCAGAGACCCGTGATGTGTGGTTTATTAGCGGGGAGAATGACCGTAGGGGCGAGCTGATTAAGAGTAATCTTGACAATCTAAAAAAGCGTGAAGTGGTGGTTAGTATTCCGCAGGATTTGGATTTGATGCGTGATGCGTATTATCACGAAGAAGGTAGTGGCTATTTCTTGGTAACTTATCTAAAAGATGGGGTAAGTCGCCTTAAACTGGTGGATGCAACCACAGGTGTCTTTTTAAAAGATTTGACGCCACCACAGGGAGCGGGCTTTATCTCTGAGCTGACTGGTAATTTGGTGAACAAAGAACAGACCGATTCCAACCACGAAGTGGACGAAAATGACGCTGAATCCAACGAAAACTATGTGCAGTTTCGTTTTGAAAACCCAACTTTCCCGCCCACAGATTATAAGTACAGCATTGCCAAAGATGAGTTTTTGGATATTCGTCGCTTTGACCTAGCACCATTTGATGAGACGCAGTACGAAAGCAAAGTGGTGTTTTATACATCTTATGATGGTACACAGGTGCCGATGAATATTAGCTACAAAAAAGGCATTACCTTAGATGGTAAGAACCCGACATTATTATACGGTTATGGTGGTTATGGTGTCATCTATGACCAAACCTTTGGCTTTCCTGCCAATACCGCATGGCTAGAAAATGGTGGTGTTTGGGCTCATGCCTTTATTCGTGGTGGTGGTGAATATGGACAAGAATGGCAAGATGCCGCTAAGCATACCAAACGCTTGACAGGTTATGATGACTTTGCCGCTGCTGCTGACTATCTAAATCAAGCAGGCTATGCCAATCCTGACCATCTAGGCATTATTGGTGGGTCTAACGGTGGTCTTTTGGTGGGGGCGGCGATGGTGCGTCATCCAGAGAAGTATCGTGTGGCATTCCCACAAGTGGCAGTGCTTGACCAATTACGCCAAGCGGACATGGGTATTACTCAGTATTGGATGGAAGAGTATGGCGTGCCATCAGAAGGTCGTCGTGTTTATGATGTTTTGATGAGTTATTCTCCTTATCACAACCTAAACGCAGGTACTTGTTACCCATCTACCTTGGTGCAGACATCCAAGCGAGATGACCGTGTGGTGCCGTCGCATTCTTATAAGTTTGTTGCGCGTTTTCAAGAGATAGAAAGCTGTGGTCGTCCCGCACTGCTTCATGCTGCCGAAAACCAAGGACATAGTCCAAATACCTATAATGAGCGAAAAGAAGACGAGCTTATGACGATTGCTTTTGCGTTCCAAGAGATGGGCGTGACAGACATACCAAATCTAGAAGTGCGACCTACGACCGATGAGATGAAGACAGACAAATGGCGAGCCGAAGATGAAGCCAAGCGTCAAAAACGTCTCAAGGAACGCTCTGTTCAGTAA
- a CDS encoding type II toxin-antitoxin system VapC family toxin: protein MYLLDTHIVIWLAQEPQKLDERLKALLLNKNVKVYFSTVNLWEVAIKKALGKAGFDVDVKLLYQHLIENQYLELPVLSGHCLLVQDLPLYHKDPFDRLIIAQAMSENFTLITEDTIIPQYPNLKLFK from the coding sequence ATGTATTTATTAGACACTCATATCGTCATTTGGCTTGCCCAAGAACCTCAAAAGCTAGATGAAAGATTAAAGGCTTTGCTTTTAAATAAAAATGTCAAAGTGTATTTTAGCACAGTCAATTTGTGGGAAGTTGCCATTAAAAAGGCGTTGGGTAAGGCAGGTTTTGATGTTGATGTCAAATTGCTTTATCAGCATTTGATTGAAAATCAGTATTTGGAATTACCAGTATTGTCAGGGCATTGCTTACTGGTGCAAGACTTGCCTTTATATCATAAAGACCCTTTTGACAGATTGATAATCGCCCAAGCCATGAGTGAAAATTTTACCTTAATCACAGAAGACACAATCATTCCCCAATACCCTAATTTAAAACTATTTAAATAA
- the pheS gene encoding phenylalanine--tRNA ligase subunit alpha, giving the protein MTDTHSPLDVVLALSHLDKPLADISSDDFDDYAKQVIEAIGTACDTAQLQELKGALQGKKSPITALSKQMGGLDADGKKTYGAYLHELRTRIATAFDERGAVLSAQALNAKLLAEQIDITLPARHKPTGGLHPITLTTERMKKFFVQAGFSVATGPEVESDYYNFEALNIPDHHPARAMHDTFYFDAHYLLRTHTSGVQIRTMEKSEPPLRIICPGRVYRCDSDQTHSPMFHQMEGLMISKSSNFAELKGVIHEFLNAFFGKEMTVRFRPSFFPFTEPSAEVDILSDSGKWLEVLGCGMVHPQVLRNCGIDPDEYTGFAFGLGIERFAMLYYGIDDLRVFFQNDVRFLGQFA; this is encoded by the coding sequence ATGACTGATACTCATTCTCCCTTAGATGTGGTGCTTGCCCTATCGCATTTGGATAAACCCCTAGCAGATATTAGCAGTGATGATTTTGATGATTATGCCAAACAGGTCATCGAAGCGATTGGCACGGCTTGCGACACCGCCCAACTACAAGAATTAAAAGGGGCATTGCAAGGCAAAAAATCCCCCATCACCGCCCTATCTAAGCAAATGGGCGGACTGGACGCAGACGGCAAAAAAACCTATGGGGCATACCTGCACGAGCTTCGCACCCGCATTGCCACCGCCTTTGATGAGCGTGGGGCGGTGCTGTCGGCACAGGCACTAAACGCCAAACTACTTGCCGAGCAAATAGACATCACGCTCCCTGCCCGCCACAAGCCCACAGGCGGTCTGCACCCCATTACGCTCACCACCGAACGCATGAAAAAATTCTTTGTACAGGCAGGATTTAGCGTGGCGACAGGCCCCGAAGTGGAGAGCGACTACTACAACTTTGAAGCCCTAAATATCCCCGACCACCACCCTGCTCGTGCCATGCACGACACCTTTTATTTTGACGCTCACTACCTGCTACGCACGCACACCAGTGGGGTGCAGATTCGCACCATGGAAAAGAGCGAACCGCCCCTGCGTATCATCTGCCCTGGGCGTGTGTATCGCTGTGATAGCGACCAGACGCACTCGCCCATGTTTCATCAAATGGAAGGCTTGATGATTTCAAAATCATCTAATTTTGCCGAGTTAAAGGGCGTGATTCATGAATTTTTGAATGCGTTTTTTGGCAAAGAGATGACCGTGCGTTTTCGTCCGAGCTTTTTCCCATTTACCGAGCCGTCCGCCGAAGTGGATATTTTGTCTGACAGTGGCAAATGGCTAGAAGTGTTAGGCTGTGGCATGGTACACCCCCAAGTTTTGCGTAACTGTGGCATTGACCCTGATGAATATACAGGTTTTGCTTTTGGGCTAGGCATTGAGCGTTTTGCCATGCTGTATTATGGCATTGATGATTTGCGAGTCTTTTTCCAAAATGACGTAAGATTTTTGGGGCAGTTTGCTTAA